One stretch of Miscanthus floridulus cultivar M001 chromosome 18, ASM1932011v1, whole genome shotgun sequence DNA includes these proteins:
- the LOC136520989 gene encoding 3-phosphoshikimate 1-carboxyvinyltransferase 2-like, translating to MAAMATKAAAATVSLDLAAGRRHHHRPSSAAPPSARPASAAVVRGLRARGRRVVPAAAAAASAVQAGAEEIVLQPIKEISGTVKLPGSKSLSNRILLLAALSEGTTVVDNLLNSEDVHYMLGALKTLGLSVEADKAAKRAVVVGCGGKFPVEDAKEEVQLFLGNAGTAMRPLTAAVTSAGGNATYVLDGVPRMRERPIGDLVVGLKQLGADVDCFLGTDCPPVRVNGIGGLPGGKVKLSGSISSQYLSALLMAAPLALGDVEIEIIDKLISIPYVEMTLRLMERFGVKAEHSDSWDRFYIKGGQKYKSPGNAYVEGDASSASYFLAGAAITGGTVTVEGCGTTSLQGDVKFAGVLEMMGAKVTWTETSVTVTGPPRQPFGRKHLKAIDVNMNKMPDVAMTLAVVALFADGPTAIRDVASWRVKETERMVAIRTELTKLGASVEEGPDYCIITPPEKLNVTAIDTYDDHRMAMALSLAACAEVPVTIRDPGCTRKTFPDYFDVLSTFVKN from the exons atggcggccatggcgaccaagGCCGCGGCGGCCACCGTGTCGCTGGACCTCGCCGCGGGAcggcgccaccaccaccgcccgaGCTCGGCGGCGCCCCCGTCCGCCCGCCCCGCCTCCGCCGCCGTTGTCCGCGGGCTGCGGGCGCGCGGGCGCCGCGTGgtccccgcggcggcggcggcggcatccgcGGTGCAGGCGGGCGCCGAGGAGATAGTGCTGCAGCCCATCAAGGAGATCTCCGGCACCGTCAAGCTGCCGGGGTCCAAGTCGCTTTCCAACCGGATCCTCCTGCTCGCCGCCCTGTCCGAG GGGACAACAGTGGTTGATAACCTGTTGAACAGTGAGGATGTCCACTACATGCTCGGGGCCTTGAAGACTCTTGGGCTCTCTGTCGAAGCAGACAAAGCTGCCAAAAGAGCTGTAGTTGTTGGCTGTGGTGGAAAGTTCCCAGTTGAGGACGCCAAAGAGGAAGTGCAGCTCTTCTTGGGGAATGCCGGAACTGCAATGCGGCCATTGACAGCAGCTGTTACTTCTGCTGGCGGAAATGCAAC TTATGTCCTTGATGGAGTACCAAGAATGAGGGAGAGACCCATTGGCGACTTGGTTGTTGGATTGAAGCAGCTTGGTGCGGATGTTGATTGTTTCCTTGGCACTGACTGCCCACCTGTTCGTGTCAATGGAATTGGAGGGCTACCTGGCGgcaag GTCAAGCTCTCTGGCTCCATCAGCAGCCAGTACTTGAGTGCCTTGCTGATGGCTGCTCCTTTGGCTCTTGGGGATGTGGAGATTGAAATCATTGATAAATTAATCTCCATTCCCTATGTTGAAATGACATTGAGATTGATGGAGCGTTTTGGCGTGAAAGCAGAGCACTCTGATAGCTGGGACAGATTCTACATTAAGGGAGGTCAAAAATACAA GTCCCCCGGAAATGCCTATGTTGAAGGTGATGCCTCAAGTGCAAGCTATTTCTTGGCTGGTGCTGCAATTACTGGAGGGACTGTGACTGTTGAAGGTTGTGGCACCACCAGTTTGCAG GGTGATGTGAAGTTTGCTGGGGTACTGGAGATGATGGGAGCGAAGGTTACATGGACCGAGACTAGCGTAACTGTTACCGGCCCACCACGGCAGCCATTTGGGAGGAAACACCTCAAGGCCATTGATGTCAACATGAACAAAATGCCTGATGTCGCCATGACTCTTGCTGTGGTTGCCCTCTTTGCCGATGGCCCAACAGCTATCAGAGACG TGGCGTCCTGGAGAGTAAAGGAGACCGAGAGGATGGTTGCGATCCGGACCGAGCTAACCAAG CTGGGAGCATCTGTCGAGGAAGGCCCGGACTACTGCATCATCACACCGCCGGAGAAGCTGAACGTGACGGCGATCGACACGTACGACGACCACAGGATGGCCATGGCCCTCTCCCTTGCCGCCTGTGCCGAGGTCCCCGTCACCATCCGGGACCCTGGGTGCACCCGGAAGACCTTCCCCGACTACTTCGATGTGCTGAGCACGTTCGTCAAGAATTAA
- the LOC136521589 gene encoding small ribosomal subunit protein uS10 has translation MAAADVAYAPPMKSGKAGFEAGLMDPQHRIRITLSSRSVKNLEKVCGDLVKGAKGKDLKIKGPIRMPTKVLHITTRKSPCGEGTNTWDRFEMRIHKRVIDLISTPDVVKQITSITIEPGVEVEVTISDP, from the exons atggcggcggcggatgTGGCGTACGCGCCGCCGATGAAGTCGGGCAAGGCTGGGTTCGAGGCCGGCCTGATGGATCCGCAGCACAGGATCCGCATCACGCTCTCCTCCAGGAGCGTCAAGAACCTCGAGAAAG TCTGCGGCGATCTGGTGAAGGGTGCCAAGGGCAAGGATCTGAAGATCAAGGGCCCCATCCGGATGCCTACCAAGGTGCTCCACATCACCACCAGGAAGTCTCCCTGTGGCGAAG GTACCAACACCTGGGATCGCTTTGAGATGAGGATTCACAAGAGGGTGATTGATCTCATCAGTACACCAGACGTGGTCAAGCAGAtcacctcgatcaccattgaACCAGGTGTGGAGGTTGAGGTGACTATCAGCGACCCGTAA